A part of Oncorhynchus kisutch isolate 150728-3 linkage group LG2, Okis_V2, whole genome shotgun sequence genomic DNA contains:
- the LOC109907959 gene encoding transcriptional repressor p66-beta-like isoform X3, whose amino-acid sequence MERLNEEAVRLSLLKRGLDASSPAGGATSSERDELLSKRIKMEGHQAMERLKMLAYLKRKDLASLEGGVLGGVSGGGALGGEVKGHGSSGGGAYEEKTNGSLRGQVVGAHGMVGKSGKENMGEEPVDFSARRGDVDRERHTPSPDVIVLSDNEASSPRGPSQGEERLRVANLEMFKGKTGEERQKMIRALREELRLEEARLVLLKKLRQSQMQKENLVQKVPVVQNTASALQSGAVHGAQSMSKMSGRPGHHTPEPQNHRTAQVGYSIAQGHSVIRSATNSSMSQMMMSQSRVIAPNPAQLQGQRLAQQKQGGMRSSTGSSNNAVSYQQVAASQRSGSSSSSAIYMSLTHMQAAGAAGGVSGVSGVGAVSPSATHSPGGTSVGSSMVDTASSQAAAKLALRKQLEKTLLEIPPPKPPAPLLHFLPSAANSEFIYMVGLEEVVQSVIDSQGKLRLPSSMEPFSCAQCKTDFTPHWKQEKGGRILCETCMSSNQKKALKAEHTNRLKNAFVKALQQEQEIEQRIQLQAALATSSAQTVPSVSKAESMSRHHTHRQAPQPQVTQSQASLQRGLSGSARGVLSNFAQASQLSVASSLLGMTGKRSGQLSTSGHSRAQQQQQQQQHHDNRRQLYSIPGVNIAYLNPGNVVGHKGSSLADRQREYLLDMIPPRSISQSISGQK is encoded by the exons ATGGAGCGACTGAATGAGGAGGCGGTGCGGCTGAGCCTGCTGAAGCGAGGCCTGGACGCTTCCTCGCCTGCAGGCGGCGCCACGAGCAGTGAGCGAGACGAGCTGCTCTCCAAACGCATCAAGATGGAGGGCCACCAAGCCATGGAGCGCCTCAAGATGCTGGCCTATCTGAAACGCAAGGACCTGGCCAGCCTGGAGGGGGGAGTGTTAGGAGGGGTCTCAGGAGGCGGGGCCCTAGGGGGTGAGGTCAAGGGTCATGGGTCTTCAGGGGGAGGGGCTTATGAGGAGAAGACCAATGGGAGCCTCCGTGGTCAAGTTGTGGGAGCCCATGGCATGGTGGGAAAGAGTGGGAAGGAGAACATGGGCGAGGAGCCGGTGGATTTCAGCGCCCGGAGAGg TGACGTTGACCGGGAGCGACACACACCCTCCCCTGATGTGATCGTCCTGTCAGACAATGAGGCGTCCAGTCCAAGAGGGCCCAGCCAAGGGGAAGAACGCCTGAGGGTAGCGAACCTGGAGATGTTtaag GgtaagacaggggaggagaggcagaagATGATCAGGGCtctgagagaggagctgaggCTGGAGGAGGCCAGGCTGGTGCTCCTGAAGAAGCTGAGGCAGAGCCAGATGCAGAAGGAGAACCTGGTGCAGAag GTCCCTGTGGTCCAGAACACAGCGTCTGCCCTCCAGAGCGGTGCCGTCCACGGTGCTCAGAGCATGAGCAAGATGTCTGGACGCCCTGGCCACCACACCCCAGAGCCCCAGAACCATCGCACTGCACAGGTGGGCTACAGCATTGCACAG GGTCACTCAGTGATCAGGTCAGCCACCAACAGCTCCATGTCTCAGATGATGATGTCACAGAGCAGGGTGATAGCGCCCAATCCTGCCCAGCTGCAGGGCCAGAGGCTGGCACAGCAGAAGCAGGGTGGCATGCGCTCCTCGACTGGCAGCTCTAACAACGCCGTTAGCTACCAGCAG GTGGCAGCTTCTCAGCGCTctggctcctcctcctcctcggccaTCTACATGAGCTTGACCCACATGCAGGCGGCCGGAGCCGCGGGAGGGGTCAGCGGGGTGTCGGGGGTGGGGGCGGTCAGCCCCTCAGCCACACACAGCCCAGGGGGGACATCGGTGGGCTCCTCCATGGTAGACACAGCCAGTAGCCAGGCGGCCGCCAAGCTGGCCCTGAGGAAGCAGTTGGAGAAAACCCTGCTGGAGATCCCGCCTCCAAAGCCACCGGCACCGCTCCTCCACTTCCTTCCGTCTGCGGCCAACAGCGAGTTTATCTATATGGTGGGCCTGGAGGAGGTTGTGCAGAGTGTCATTGACAGTCAGG GTAAACTGCGTTTGCCCTCCTCCATGGAACCCTTTTCTTGTGCCCAGTGCAAGACTGACTTCACCCCTCACTGGAAGCAGGAGAAGGGTGGGCGCATACTCTGCGAGACCTGTATGTCATCCAATCAGAAGAAGGCACTGAAGGCCGAGCACACCAATAGGCTGAAGAACGCCTTCGTTAAGGCTCTACAGCAGGAGCAG GAGATTGAGCAGAGAATCCAGTTGCAAGCCGCTCTTGCCACCAGTTCAGCTCAAACTGTTCCAAGCGTCAGTAAGGCTGAGTCCATGagcagacatcacacacacagacag gcGCCTCAGCCCCAGGTGACCCAGTCACAGGCCTCCCTCCAACGGGGTCTGTCTGGCTCGGCCCGGGGTGTTCTGTCCAACTTCGCCCAGGCTTCCCAGCTCTCAGTGGCCAGCAGCCTGCTGGGCATGACTGGAAAGCGCAGTGGACAGCTGAGCACTAGTGGGCACAGCCGGgcacagcagcaacagcagcagcagcagcatcacgACAACCGCCGCCAGCTCTACAGCATCCCTG
- the LOC109907959 gene encoding transcriptional repressor p66-beta-like isoform X4 — MERLNEEAVRLSLLKRGLDASSPAGGATSSERDELLSKRIKMEGHQAMERLKMLAYLKRKDLASLEGGVLGGVSGGGALGGEVKGHGSSGGGAYEEKTNGSLRGQVVGAHGMVGKSGKENMGEEPVDFSARRGDVDRERHTPSPDVIVLSDNEASSPRGPSQGEERLRVANLEMFKGKTGEERQKMIRALREELRLEEARLVLLKKLRQSQMQKENLVQKVPVVQNTASALQSGAVHGAQSMSKMSGRPGHHTPEPQNHRTAQGHSVIRSATNSSMSQMMMSQSRVIAPNPAQLQGQRLAQQKQGGMRSSTGSSNNAVSYQQSSTQQVAASQRSGSSSSSAIYMSLTHMQAAGAAGGVSGVSGVGAVSPSATHSPGGTSVGSSMVDTASSQAAAKLALRKQLEKTLLEIPPPKPPAPLLHFLPSAANSEFIYMVGLEEVVQSVIDSQGKLRLPSSMEPFSCAQCKTDFTPHWKQEKGGRILCETCMSSNQKKALKAEHTNRLKNAFVKALQQEQEIEQRIQLQAALATSSAQTVPSVSKAESMSRHHTHRQAPQPQVTQSQASLQRGLSGSARGVLSNFAQASQLSVASSLLGMTGKRSGQLSTSGHSRAQQQQQQQQHHDNRRQLYSIPGVNIAYLNPGNVVGHKGSSLADRQREYLLDMIPPRSISQSISGQK; from the exons ATGGAGCGACTGAATGAGGAGGCGGTGCGGCTGAGCCTGCTGAAGCGAGGCCTGGACGCTTCCTCGCCTGCAGGCGGCGCCACGAGCAGTGAGCGAGACGAGCTGCTCTCCAAACGCATCAAGATGGAGGGCCACCAAGCCATGGAGCGCCTCAAGATGCTGGCCTATCTGAAACGCAAGGACCTGGCCAGCCTGGAGGGGGGAGTGTTAGGAGGGGTCTCAGGAGGCGGGGCCCTAGGGGGTGAGGTCAAGGGTCATGGGTCTTCAGGGGGAGGGGCTTATGAGGAGAAGACCAATGGGAGCCTCCGTGGTCAAGTTGTGGGAGCCCATGGCATGGTGGGAAAGAGTGGGAAGGAGAACATGGGCGAGGAGCCGGTGGATTTCAGCGCCCGGAGAGg TGACGTTGACCGGGAGCGACACACACCCTCCCCTGATGTGATCGTCCTGTCAGACAATGAGGCGTCCAGTCCAAGAGGGCCCAGCCAAGGGGAAGAACGCCTGAGGGTAGCGAACCTGGAGATGTTtaag GgtaagacaggggaggagaggcagaagATGATCAGGGCtctgagagaggagctgaggCTGGAGGAGGCCAGGCTGGTGCTCCTGAAGAAGCTGAGGCAGAGCCAGATGCAGAAGGAGAACCTGGTGCAGAag GTCCCTGTGGTCCAGAACACAGCGTCTGCCCTCCAGAGCGGTGCCGTCCACGGTGCTCAGAGCATGAGCAAGATGTCTGGACGCCCTGGCCACCACACCCCAGAGCCCCAGAACCATCGCACTGCACAG GGTCACTCAGTGATCAGGTCAGCCACCAACAGCTCCATGTCTCAGATGATGATGTCACAGAGCAGGGTGATAGCGCCCAATCCTGCCCAGCTGCAGGGCCAGAGGCTGGCACAGCAGAAGCAGGGTGGCATGCGCTCCTCGACTGGCAGCTCTAACAACGCCGTTAGCTACCAGCAG TCTTCCACCCAGCAGGTGGCAGCTTCTCAGCGCTctggctcctcctcctcctcggccaTCTACATGAGCTTGACCCACATGCAGGCGGCCGGAGCCGCGGGAGGGGTCAGCGGGGTGTCGGGGGTGGGGGCGGTCAGCCCCTCAGCCACACACAGCCCAGGGGGGACATCGGTGGGCTCCTCCATGGTAGACACAGCCAGTAGCCAGGCGGCCGCCAAGCTGGCCCTGAGGAAGCAGTTGGAGAAAACCCTGCTGGAGATCCCGCCTCCAAAGCCACCGGCACCGCTCCTCCACTTCCTTCCGTCTGCGGCCAACAGCGAGTTTATCTATATGGTGGGCCTGGAGGAGGTTGTGCAGAGTGTCATTGACAGTCAGG GTAAACTGCGTTTGCCCTCCTCCATGGAACCCTTTTCTTGTGCCCAGTGCAAGACTGACTTCACCCCTCACTGGAAGCAGGAGAAGGGTGGGCGCATACTCTGCGAGACCTGTATGTCATCCAATCAGAAGAAGGCACTGAAGGCCGAGCACACCAATAGGCTGAAGAACGCCTTCGTTAAGGCTCTACAGCAGGAGCAG GAGATTGAGCAGAGAATCCAGTTGCAAGCCGCTCTTGCCACCAGTTCAGCTCAAACTGTTCCAAGCGTCAGTAAGGCTGAGTCCATGagcagacatcacacacacagacag gcGCCTCAGCCCCAGGTGACCCAGTCACAGGCCTCCCTCCAACGGGGTCTGTCTGGCTCGGCCCGGGGTGTTCTGTCCAACTTCGCCCAGGCTTCCCAGCTCTCAGTGGCCAGCAGCCTGCTGGGCATGACTGGAAAGCGCAGTGGACAGCTGAGCACTAGTGGGCACAGCCGGgcacagcagcaacagcagcagcagcagcatcacgACAACCGCCGCCAGCTCTACAGCATCCCTG
- the LOC109907959 gene encoding transcriptional repressor p66-beta-like isoform X2, with product MERLNEEAVRLSLLKRGLDASSPAGGATSSERDELLSKRIKMEGHQAMERLKMLAYLKRKDLASLEGGVLGGVSGGGALGGEVKGHGSSGGGAYEEKTNGSLRGQVVGAHGMVGKSGKENMGEEPVDFSARRGDVDRERHTPSPDVIVLSDNEASSPRGPSQGEERLRVANLEMFKGKTGEERQKMIRALREELRLEEARLVLLKKLRQSQMQKENLVQKVPVVQNTASALQSGAVHGAQSMSKMSGRPGHHTPEPQNHRTAQVGYSIAQGHSVIRSATNSSMSQMMMSQSRVIAPNPAQLQGQRLAQQKQGGMRSSTGSSNNAVSYQQQVAASQRSGSSSSSAIYMSLTHMQAAGAAGGVSGVSGVGAVSPSATHSPGGTSVGSSMVDTASSQAAAKLALRKQLEKTLLEIPPPKPPAPLLHFLPSAANSEFIYMVGLEEVVQSVIDSQGKLRLPSSMEPFSCAQCKTDFTPHWKQEKGGRILCETCMSSNQKKALKAEHTNRLKNAFVKALQQEQEIEQRIQLQAALATSSAQTVPSVSKAESMSRHHTHRQAPQPQVTQSQASLQRGLSGSARGVLSNFAQASQLSVASSLLGMTGKRSGQLSTSGHSRAQQQQQQQQHHDNRRQLYSIPGVNIAYLNPGNVVGHKGSSLADRQREYLLDMIPPRSISQSISGQK from the exons ATGGAGCGACTGAATGAGGAGGCGGTGCGGCTGAGCCTGCTGAAGCGAGGCCTGGACGCTTCCTCGCCTGCAGGCGGCGCCACGAGCAGTGAGCGAGACGAGCTGCTCTCCAAACGCATCAAGATGGAGGGCCACCAAGCCATGGAGCGCCTCAAGATGCTGGCCTATCTGAAACGCAAGGACCTGGCCAGCCTGGAGGGGGGAGTGTTAGGAGGGGTCTCAGGAGGCGGGGCCCTAGGGGGTGAGGTCAAGGGTCATGGGTCTTCAGGGGGAGGGGCTTATGAGGAGAAGACCAATGGGAGCCTCCGTGGTCAAGTTGTGGGAGCCCATGGCATGGTGGGAAAGAGTGGGAAGGAGAACATGGGCGAGGAGCCGGTGGATTTCAGCGCCCGGAGAGg TGACGTTGACCGGGAGCGACACACACCCTCCCCTGATGTGATCGTCCTGTCAGACAATGAGGCGTCCAGTCCAAGAGGGCCCAGCCAAGGGGAAGAACGCCTGAGGGTAGCGAACCTGGAGATGTTtaag GgtaagacaggggaggagaggcagaagATGATCAGGGCtctgagagaggagctgaggCTGGAGGAGGCCAGGCTGGTGCTCCTGAAGAAGCTGAGGCAGAGCCAGATGCAGAAGGAGAACCTGGTGCAGAag GTCCCTGTGGTCCAGAACACAGCGTCTGCCCTCCAGAGCGGTGCCGTCCACGGTGCTCAGAGCATGAGCAAGATGTCTGGACGCCCTGGCCACCACACCCCAGAGCCCCAGAACCATCGCACTGCACAGGTGGGCTACAGCATTGCACAG GGTCACTCAGTGATCAGGTCAGCCACCAACAGCTCCATGTCTCAGATGATGATGTCACAGAGCAGGGTGATAGCGCCCAATCCTGCCCAGCTGCAGGGCCAGAGGCTGGCACAGCAGAAGCAGGGTGGCATGCGCTCCTCGACTGGCAGCTCTAACAACGCCGTTAGCTACCAGCAG CAGGTGGCAGCTTCTCAGCGCTctggctcctcctcctcctcggccaTCTACATGAGCTTGACCCACATGCAGGCGGCCGGAGCCGCGGGAGGGGTCAGCGGGGTGTCGGGGGTGGGGGCGGTCAGCCCCTCAGCCACACACAGCCCAGGGGGGACATCGGTGGGCTCCTCCATGGTAGACACAGCCAGTAGCCAGGCGGCCGCCAAGCTGGCCCTGAGGAAGCAGTTGGAGAAAACCCTGCTGGAGATCCCGCCTCCAAAGCCACCGGCACCGCTCCTCCACTTCCTTCCGTCTGCGGCCAACAGCGAGTTTATCTATATGGTGGGCCTGGAGGAGGTTGTGCAGAGTGTCATTGACAGTCAGG GTAAACTGCGTTTGCCCTCCTCCATGGAACCCTTTTCTTGTGCCCAGTGCAAGACTGACTTCACCCCTCACTGGAAGCAGGAGAAGGGTGGGCGCATACTCTGCGAGACCTGTATGTCATCCAATCAGAAGAAGGCACTGAAGGCCGAGCACACCAATAGGCTGAAGAACGCCTTCGTTAAGGCTCTACAGCAGGAGCAG GAGATTGAGCAGAGAATCCAGTTGCAAGCCGCTCTTGCCACCAGTTCAGCTCAAACTGTTCCAAGCGTCAGTAAGGCTGAGTCCATGagcagacatcacacacacagacag gcGCCTCAGCCCCAGGTGACCCAGTCACAGGCCTCCCTCCAACGGGGTCTGTCTGGCTCGGCCCGGGGTGTTCTGTCCAACTTCGCCCAGGCTTCCCAGCTCTCAGTGGCCAGCAGCCTGCTGGGCATGACTGGAAAGCGCAGTGGACAGCTGAGCACTAGTGGGCACAGCCGGgcacagcagcaacagcagcagcagcagcatcacgACAACCGCCGCCAGCTCTACAGCATCCCTG
- the LOC109907959 gene encoding transcriptional repressor p66-beta-like isoform X5: MERLNEEAVRLSLLKRGLDASSPAGGATSSERDELLSKRIKMEGHQAMERLKMLAYLKRKDLASLEGGVLGGVSGGGALGGEVKGHGSSGGGAYEEKTNGSLRGQVVGAHGMVGKSGKENMGEEPVDFSARRGDVDRERHTPSPDVIVLSDNEASSPRGPSQGEERLRVANLEMFKGKTGEERQKMIRALREELRLEEARLVLLKKLRQSQMQKENLVQKVPVVQNTASALQSGAVHGAQSMSKMSGRPGHHTPEPQNHRTAQGHSVIRSATNSSMSQMMMSQSRVIAPNPAQLQGQRLAQQKQGGMRSSTGSSNNAVSYQQQVAASQRSGSSSSSAIYMSLTHMQAAGAAGGVSGVSGVGAVSPSATHSPGGTSVGSSMVDTASSQAAAKLALRKQLEKTLLEIPPPKPPAPLLHFLPSAANSEFIYMVGLEEVVQSVIDSQGKLRLPSSMEPFSCAQCKTDFTPHWKQEKGGRILCETCMSSNQKKALKAEHTNRLKNAFVKALQQEQEIEQRIQLQAALATSSAQTVPSVSKAESMSRHHTHRQAPQPQVTQSQASLQRGLSGSARGVLSNFAQASQLSVASSLLGMTGKRSGQLSTSGHSRAQQQQQQQQHHDNRRQLYSIPGVNIAYLNPGNVVGHKGSSLADRQREYLLDMIPPRSISQSISGQK; this comes from the exons ATGGAGCGACTGAATGAGGAGGCGGTGCGGCTGAGCCTGCTGAAGCGAGGCCTGGACGCTTCCTCGCCTGCAGGCGGCGCCACGAGCAGTGAGCGAGACGAGCTGCTCTCCAAACGCATCAAGATGGAGGGCCACCAAGCCATGGAGCGCCTCAAGATGCTGGCCTATCTGAAACGCAAGGACCTGGCCAGCCTGGAGGGGGGAGTGTTAGGAGGGGTCTCAGGAGGCGGGGCCCTAGGGGGTGAGGTCAAGGGTCATGGGTCTTCAGGGGGAGGGGCTTATGAGGAGAAGACCAATGGGAGCCTCCGTGGTCAAGTTGTGGGAGCCCATGGCATGGTGGGAAAGAGTGGGAAGGAGAACATGGGCGAGGAGCCGGTGGATTTCAGCGCCCGGAGAGg TGACGTTGACCGGGAGCGACACACACCCTCCCCTGATGTGATCGTCCTGTCAGACAATGAGGCGTCCAGTCCAAGAGGGCCCAGCCAAGGGGAAGAACGCCTGAGGGTAGCGAACCTGGAGATGTTtaag GgtaagacaggggaggagaggcagaagATGATCAGGGCtctgagagaggagctgaggCTGGAGGAGGCCAGGCTGGTGCTCCTGAAGAAGCTGAGGCAGAGCCAGATGCAGAAGGAGAACCTGGTGCAGAag GTCCCTGTGGTCCAGAACACAGCGTCTGCCCTCCAGAGCGGTGCCGTCCACGGTGCTCAGAGCATGAGCAAGATGTCTGGACGCCCTGGCCACCACACCCCAGAGCCCCAGAACCATCGCACTGCACAG GGTCACTCAGTGATCAGGTCAGCCACCAACAGCTCCATGTCTCAGATGATGATGTCACAGAGCAGGGTGATAGCGCCCAATCCTGCCCAGCTGCAGGGCCAGAGGCTGGCACAGCAGAAGCAGGGTGGCATGCGCTCCTCGACTGGCAGCTCTAACAACGCCGTTAGCTACCAGCAG CAGGTGGCAGCTTCTCAGCGCTctggctcctcctcctcctcggccaTCTACATGAGCTTGACCCACATGCAGGCGGCCGGAGCCGCGGGAGGGGTCAGCGGGGTGTCGGGGGTGGGGGCGGTCAGCCCCTCAGCCACACACAGCCCAGGGGGGACATCGGTGGGCTCCTCCATGGTAGACACAGCCAGTAGCCAGGCGGCCGCCAAGCTGGCCCTGAGGAAGCAGTTGGAGAAAACCCTGCTGGAGATCCCGCCTCCAAAGCCACCGGCACCGCTCCTCCACTTCCTTCCGTCTGCGGCCAACAGCGAGTTTATCTATATGGTGGGCCTGGAGGAGGTTGTGCAGAGTGTCATTGACAGTCAGG GTAAACTGCGTTTGCCCTCCTCCATGGAACCCTTTTCTTGTGCCCAGTGCAAGACTGACTTCACCCCTCACTGGAAGCAGGAGAAGGGTGGGCGCATACTCTGCGAGACCTGTATGTCATCCAATCAGAAGAAGGCACTGAAGGCCGAGCACACCAATAGGCTGAAGAACGCCTTCGTTAAGGCTCTACAGCAGGAGCAG GAGATTGAGCAGAGAATCCAGTTGCAAGCCGCTCTTGCCACCAGTTCAGCTCAAACTGTTCCAAGCGTCAGTAAGGCTGAGTCCATGagcagacatcacacacacagacag gcGCCTCAGCCCCAGGTGACCCAGTCACAGGCCTCCCTCCAACGGGGTCTGTCTGGCTCGGCCCGGGGTGTTCTGTCCAACTTCGCCCAGGCTTCCCAGCTCTCAGTGGCCAGCAGCCTGCTGGGCATGACTGGAAAGCGCAGTGGACAGCTGAGCACTAGTGGGCACAGCCGGgcacagcagcaacagcagcagcagcagcatcacgACAACCGCCGCCAGCTCTACAGCATCCCTG
- the LOC109907959 gene encoding transcriptional repressor p66-beta-like isoform X1 yields MERLNEEAVRLSLLKRGLDASSPAGGATSSERDELLSKRIKMEGHQAMERLKMLAYLKRKDLASLEGGVLGGVSGGGALGGEVKGHGSSGGGAYEEKTNGSLRGQVVGAHGMVGKSGKENMGEEPVDFSARRGDVDRERHTPSPDVIVLSDNEASSPRGPSQGEERLRVANLEMFKGKTGEERQKMIRALREELRLEEARLVLLKKLRQSQMQKENLVQKVPVVQNTASALQSGAVHGAQSMSKMSGRPGHHTPEPQNHRTAQVGYSIAQGHSVIRSATNSSMSQMMMSQSRVIAPNPAQLQGQRLAQQKQGGMRSSTGSSNNAVSYQQSSTQQVAASQRSGSSSSSAIYMSLTHMQAAGAAGGVSGVSGVGAVSPSATHSPGGTSVGSSMVDTASSQAAAKLALRKQLEKTLLEIPPPKPPAPLLHFLPSAANSEFIYMVGLEEVVQSVIDSQGKLRLPSSMEPFSCAQCKTDFTPHWKQEKGGRILCETCMSSNQKKALKAEHTNRLKNAFVKALQQEQEIEQRIQLQAALATSSAQTVPSVSKAESMSRHHTHRQAPQPQVTQSQASLQRGLSGSARGVLSNFAQASQLSVASSLLGMTGKRSGQLSTSGHSRAQQQQQQQQHHDNRRQLYSIPGVNIAYLNPGNVVGHKGSSLADRQREYLLDMIPPRSISQSISGQK; encoded by the exons ATGGAGCGACTGAATGAGGAGGCGGTGCGGCTGAGCCTGCTGAAGCGAGGCCTGGACGCTTCCTCGCCTGCAGGCGGCGCCACGAGCAGTGAGCGAGACGAGCTGCTCTCCAAACGCATCAAGATGGAGGGCCACCAAGCCATGGAGCGCCTCAAGATGCTGGCCTATCTGAAACGCAAGGACCTGGCCAGCCTGGAGGGGGGAGTGTTAGGAGGGGTCTCAGGAGGCGGGGCCCTAGGGGGTGAGGTCAAGGGTCATGGGTCTTCAGGGGGAGGGGCTTATGAGGAGAAGACCAATGGGAGCCTCCGTGGTCAAGTTGTGGGAGCCCATGGCATGGTGGGAAAGAGTGGGAAGGAGAACATGGGCGAGGAGCCGGTGGATTTCAGCGCCCGGAGAGg TGACGTTGACCGGGAGCGACACACACCCTCCCCTGATGTGATCGTCCTGTCAGACAATGAGGCGTCCAGTCCAAGAGGGCCCAGCCAAGGGGAAGAACGCCTGAGGGTAGCGAACCTGGAGATGTTtaag GgtaagacaggggaggagaggcagaagATGATCAGGGCtctgagagaggagctgaggCTGGAGGAGGCCAGGCTGGTGCTCCTGAAGAAGCTGAGGCAGAGCCAGATGCAGAAGGAGAACCTGGTGCAGAag GTCCCTGTGGTCCAGAACACAGCGTCTGCCCTCCAGAGCGGTGCCGTCCACGGTGCTCAGAGCATGAGCAAGATGTCTGGACGCCCTGGCCACCACACCCCAGAGCCCCAGAACCATCGCACTGCACAGGTGGGCTACAGCATTGCACAG GGTCACTCAGTGATCAGGTCAGCCACCAACAGCTCCATGTCTCAGATGATGATGTCACAGAGCAGGGTGATAGCGCCCAATCCTGCCCAGCTGCAGGGCCAGAGGCTGGCACAGCAGAAGCAGGGTGGCATGCGCTCCTCGACTGGCAGCTCTAACAACGCCGTTAGCTACCAGCAG TCTTCCACCCAGCAGGTGGCAGCTTCTCAGCGCTctggctcctcctcctcctcggccaTCTACATGAGCTTGACCCACATGCAGGCGGCCGGAGCCGCGGGAGGGGTCAGCGGGGTGTCGGGGGTGGGGGCGGTCAGCCCCTCAGCCACACACAGCCCAGGGGGGACATCGGTGGGCTCCTCCATGGTAGACACAGCCAGTAGCCAGGCGGCCGCCAAGCTGGCCCTGAGGAAGCAGTTGGAGAAAACCCTGCTGGAGATCCCGCCTCCAAAGCCACCGGCACCGCTCCTCCACTTCCTTCCGTCTGCGGCCAACAGCGAGTTTATCTATATGGTGGGCCTGGAGGAGGTTGTGCAGAGTGTCATTGACAGTCAGG GTAAACTGCGTTTGCCCTCCTCCATGGAACCCTTTTCTTGTGCCCAGTGCAAGACTGACTTCACCCCTCACTGGAAGCAGGAGAAGGGTGGGCGCATACTCTGCGAGACCTGTATGTCATCCAATCAGAAGAAGGCACTGAAGGCCGAGCACACCAATAGGCTGAAGAACGCCTTCGTTAAGGCTCTACAGCAGGAGCAG GAGATTGAGCAGAGAATCCAGTTGCAAGCCGCTCTTGCCACCAGTTCAGCTCAAACTGTTCCAAGCGTCAGTAAGGCTGAGTCCATGagcagacatcacacacacagacag gcGCCTCAGCCCCAGGTGACCCAGTCACAGGCCTCCCTCCAACGGGGTCTGTCTGGCTCGGCCCGGGGTGTTCTGTCCAACTTCGCCCAGGCTTCCCAGCTCTCAGTGGCCAGCAGCCTGCTGGGCATGACTGGAAAGCGCAGTGGACAGCTGAGCACTAGTGGGCACAGCCGGgcacagcagcaacagcagcagcagcagcatcacgACAACCGCCGCCAGCTCTACAGCATCCCTG